The following are encoded together in the Cheilinus undulatus linkage group 3, ASM1832078v1, whole genome shotgun sequence genome:
- the LOC121507353 gene encoding E3 ubiquitin-protein ligase TRIM35-like, producing MASQMEQELTCPVCHDIFVEPVVLSCSHSFCRDCVRSWWREKMIEECPLCKEISPHRDPPGNRALKNLSEAFLSERDQRAPAESEDLCSLHAEKFKLFCLDHQQPMCIVCLHSDSHAGHKVRTIREVAQEHRAELRKTLKPVREKLKTFERFKENCNETADYIKVQATITERRIQEQFLKLQMFLIEEERARISALKEEEERKSQRMKEKMEALNREIAALSDTVRATEAELRADDVAFMLNYKAAVRRVLQRPLSVDPQLVPGALIEEAEHLGNLSRNVWVRMVKVTSFSSVILDPNSAHPELVLSEDLTSVRCGESQRRPNNLERFDSCISVLGSEGFNSGTHSWVVEVGKSPAWILGVAAESVRRKGDVALKSGLWRILLYRDEYSAWSPTGPETKKETPLSVKKLRRIQVKLDYDKGKLWFYDSDTNTCIYTFRHTFTETMFPYFNTNTTFPLQVF from the coding sequence ATGGCCTCACAGATGGAGCAGGAGCTCACCTGTCCGGTCTGCCATGACATCTTTGTGGAGCCTGTGGTTCtgtcctgcagccacagcttcTGTAGAGACTGTGTGAGGAGCTGGTGGAGAGAGAAGATGATAGAGGAGTGTCCACTGTGTAAGGAAATATCTCCACACAGGGATCCACCTGGTAACCGGGCTCTAAAGAACCTGTCTGAGGCCTTTTTGTCTGAGAGGGACCAGAGAGCTCCAGCAGAGTCTGAGGATCTCTGCAGTCTGCACGCTGAGAAATTCAAACTCTTCTGCCTGGACCATCAGCAGCCCATGTGCATCGTCTGTCTCCATTCAGACTCTCATGCTGGACACAAAGTCAGAACTATCAGAGAGGTCGCACAGGAGCACAGGGCAGAGCTCCGGAAAACCCTGAAGCCTGTGAGAGAGAAGCTGAAGACCTTCGAGCGTTTTAAAGAAAACTGCAATGAAACAGCAGATTACATTAAAGTACAGGCTACAATCACAGAGAGGAGGATTCAGGAGCAGTTCCTGAAGCTTCAGATGTTTCTCATTGAGGAGGAGAGGGCCAGGATCTCTGCtctgaaggaggaagaggaaagaaagagtcagaggatgaaggagaagaTGGAGGCTCTGAACAGAGAGATAGCAGCTCTGTCAGACACAGTCAGAGCCACAGAGGCAGAGCTGAGAGCTGACGACGTCGCATTCATGCTGAACTACAAGGCTGCAGTGAGGAGAGTCCTGCAGCGCCCCCTGTCGGTTGATCCACAGCTGGTCCCTGGAGCTCTGATAGAAGAGGCCGAACACCTGGGCAACCTGAGCCGCAACGTTTGGGTGAGGATGGTCAAGGTGACCTCCTTCTCCTCTGTGATTCTGGACCCAAACTCTGCTCATCCAGAACTCGTCCTGTCTGAAGATCTGACCAGCGTCCGATGCGGAGAGAGCCAGAGGCGTCCCAACAACCTGGAGCGGTTTGATTCCTGCATCTCTGTCCTGGGCTCTGAAGGCTTTAACTCAGGGACTCACAGCTGGGTGGTTGAAGTTGGAAAGAGTCCGGCGTGGATCCTGGGTGTAGCAGCAGAGTCAGTCAGAAGAAAGGGGGACGTGGCCTTAAAGTCTGGACTCTGGAGGATCCTGTTATACAGGGACGAGTACTCAGCATGGTCACCAACAGGACCAGAGACCAAGAAAGAAACTCCTCTCTCGGTGAAGAAGCTCCGCAGGATCCAAGTGAAACTGGACTACGATAAAGGGAAGTTGTGGTTTTATGATTCTGATACCAACACGTGCATCTACACCTTCAGGCACACTTTCACTGAGACGATGTTTCCCTACTTCAACACCAACACCACGTTCCCACTTCAGGTGTTCTAA